A window of the Syntrophothermus lipocalidus DSM 12680 genome harbors these coding sequences:
- a CDS encoding copper amine oxidase N-terminal domain-containing protein, with amino-acid sequence MGKKWLAVTGAVVLTLALAAGAFAANPIKLIVNGQEIKPDVPPQIVNGRIMVPIRWVVEALGAGVQWEQSSEGNIVKITAEVLQRLRAIEPEQPETIVNELNRERVKQFLEQNQLYSIQDIRSLGRKVPFEIASEDDTWVRPVYSKYWHSTFMGGKYSDVSTLVSCAQRNLFVYTGGLSEGTGLYYSLGFTKEKVGSTFFNSLNSFELWLINRKVKEIYRLGDEWLVVVEPQLQGYQTVKINYDDVGMTIDEATEPSLMLFRVVTPDGYELEQAAQLLPVR; translated from the coding sequence GTGGGGAAGAAGTGGTTAGCAGTTACAGGTGCTGTTGTGTTAACTCTAGCCCTGGCTGCGGGCGCTTTCGCAGCTAACCCGATTAAGCTCATTGTTAACGGGCAAGAAATCAAACCAGACGTTCCACCACAAATTGTTAACGGAAGAATTATGGTTCCTATACGTTGGGTTGTTGAAGCTTTGGGTGCTGGTGTTCAGTGGGAACAAAGTAGTGAGGGTAACATAGTAAAAATTACTGCAGAAGTCTTACAGAGGCTCCGCGCCATCGAGCCAGAACAGCCAGAAACAATAGTGAATGAATTGAACAGGGAGCGAGTTAAACAGTTCTTAGAACAAAATCAACTCTATTCCATCCAAGATATTCGTTCTTTAGGTCGCAAAGTCCCTTTTGAAATTGCGAGCGAAGATGATACTTGGGTTCGGCCTGTTTACTCCAAATACTGGCACAGTACATTCATGGGTGGTAAATACAGTGATGTTAGTACACTTGTAAGCTGCGCCCAACGTAATCTTTTTGTCTATACCGGTGGCCTCTCTGAGGGAACAGGATTATATTACAGTTTGGGATTTACCAAAGAAAAGGTGGGCAGCACTTTCTTTAATTCATTGAACTCTTTTGAGCTCTGGTTGATAAACCGCAAAGTCAAGGAGATTTACCGATTGGGTGACGAGTGGTTGGTGGTAGTCGAACCCCAACTTCAAGGTTATCAAACAGTGAAAATAAACTATGATGATGTAGGGATGACGATAGACGAAGCAACAGAACCTAGCCTTATGCTTTTTCGGGTTGTTACCCCCGATGGTTACGAACTAGAGCAGGCCGCACAGCTTCTTCCCGTGCGATGA
- a CDS encoding type II toxin-antitoxin system Phd/YefM family antitoxin yields MPKIRPVSDLRNNFAEISRIVHETSEPVFLTKNGYGDMVVMSFETYEKLQFESEVYFKLKEAELQAKQTNQRFSHKEFFDSLRQTLQKKVDDGNV; encoded by the coding sequence ATGCCAAAGATTAGGCCGGTATCCGATTTGCGAAATAATTTCGCAGAGATTTCAAGGATTGTCCACGAAACCTCCGAACCTGTCTTTCTTACAAAAAATGGTTATGGAGATATGGTTGTGATGAGCTTTGAAACTTATGAAAAGCTACAATTTGAAAGCGAAGTATATTTTAAATTGAAGGAAGCAGAATTGCAAGCAAAACAAACCAATCAGCGGTTTTCCCATAAAGAGTTCTTCGACAGTTTAAGGCAAACTTTGCAGAAAAAGGTAGACGACGGGAATGTATGA
- a CDS encoding MBL fold metallo-hydrolase, with product MTELTGPIKIIRAQSKAAYPYCHCLYVDGDVKAVFDTGAGRKAFAELDPESVDMVIYSHFHPDHTHGHELFAKSTYCIHALDYPAMVSREKYFYYVGLQLWDELLEAPNLEYGKMMRERHPDPDFPDVTSRVKRIDLMFQEGDVFDFGKTKATVIHTPGHTPGHSCFFFEQEGVLFSGDIDLIPFGPWYASYLSNLDDFLSSIEKLKMLAPQVIVSCHRRYITENIGAELDAYRQKIFERESRVIGLLETPQTLNDLASKGIIYSDHPHVYYEFWEKLMLLKHLDRLEKMGVVGTDGNVWYKV from the coding sequence ATGACAGAACTGACAGGACCGATAAAGATAATCCGGGCCCAGTCCAAAGCGGCTTACCCTTATTGCCACTGCCTGTACGTGGACGGGGACGTGAAAGCCGTGTTCGACACCGGGGCGGGAAGGAAAGCTTTCGCGGAACTGGATCCTGAATCAGTCGATATGGTGATTTATTCCCATTTTCACCCCGACCATACTCACGGCCACGAACTCTTTGCTAAGTCCACTTACTGTATCCATGCTCTCGATTATCCCGCGATGGTATCGCGTGAAAAGTACTTCTATTACGTGGGGCTACAACTATGGGATGAGTTGTTGGAAGCCCCTAACCTAGAATATGGCAAGATGATGAGAGAACGACATCCCGATCCCGATTTCCCAGACGTCACCTCTCGGGTGAAGAGGATTGACCTGATGTTTCAAGAGGGTGACGTTTTCGACTTTGGGAAAACAAAAGCGACGGTTATCCATACTCCTGGTCATACTCCTGGCCACAGTTGCTTTTTCTTTGAACAGGAGGGGGTTTTGTTTTCCGGTGATATAGACTTGATCCCTTTTGGTCCCTGGTATGCCAGCTACCTCTCCAACTTGGACGATTTCCTCAGCTCCATCGAGAAATTGAAGATGCTTGCCCCGCAAGTGATAGTCAGTTGCCACCGGCGTTACATCACAGAGAACATCGGAGCAGAGCTCGATGCCTATCGGCAGAAGATTTTTGAGAGAGAGTCCCGGGTCATAGGTCTTCTGGAAACTCCACAGACTCTAAATGACCTGGCATCCAAAGGCATCATTTACTCTGACCATCCTCATGTTTACTATGAATTCTGGGAAAAGCTGATGTTACTCAAACACCTGGATAGGCTGGAAAAAATGGGTGTAGTGGGTACAGACGGCAACGTGTGGTATAAGGTATGA
- the rlmD gene encoding 23S rRNA (uracil(1939)-C(5))-methyltransferase RlmD, which yields MRVKDRPVAATKIYEVNITGLSHNGEGVGKIKGFTVFVPGAIPGETVLARITEVRSRYARAALEEIVTRSAHRATPVCPVFGQCGGCQLQHIDYSRQLELKREVVVQALKRIGHLECEVLPVRGMDNPWHYRNKGQFHAGKNDGRVFFGFFKPGSYQAVPARDCLLFSPAVNNLLGYLEQSLTESGVEVYHPQTGDGRLRNLVIRESSATGEMMAVFVTTHEKSLNSHFLQGLGEAFPQLTSVYQNINPGRSPLALGPKFRLLSGKPEITDKIEHLSFEISPGSFFQVNRVQTELLYRIVSEFAELNGTETVLDAYSGVGTIALFLAERAKKVIAVEENEKAVADAQKNARGNGIKNVRFIAQRVEDWVTNAALDHERPDVAVVDPPRQGLNRGFLQALVTMSPARLVYVSCNPATLARDLGHLANQGYTINAVQPVDMFPQTGHVETVVLLKKNNRG from the coding sequence ATGCGGGTTAAGGACAGGCCTGTTGCCGCGACAAAGATATATGAAGTGAACATTACCGGGCTTAGCCACAACGGTGAAGGCGTCGGTAAGATTAAGGGGTTTACGGTGTTCGTACCTGGAGCCATTCCAGGGGAAACGGTGCTGGCTCGGATAACCGAAGTAAGGTCTCGTTATGCGAGAGCTGCCTTAGAAGAGATAGTTACTCGTTCCGCGCACCGGGCAACTCCAGTTTGTCCGGTTTTTGGTCAATGTGGGGGTTGCCAGCTTCAACACATAGATTACAGCCGGCAACTGGAACTAAAAAGGGAAGTGGTAGTACAGGCATTAAAAAGGATAGGACATCTTGAGTGTGAGGTTTTGCCTGTTAGAGGGATGGATAACCCGTGGCATTACCGGAACAAAGGCCAATTTCATGCCGGTAAAAACGATGGTCGGGTGTTTTTTGGATTTTTCAAACCGGGAAGCTACCAAGCTGTTCCTGCACGAGATTGCTTGCTCTTCAGCCCGGCGGTCAATAACCTGCTAGGTTACCTGGAGCAATCCCTTACTGAATCGGGGGTAGAGGTTTACCATCCCCAGACCGGCGATGGTCGGTTGCGAAACCTGGTCATCCGCGAAAGCTCTGCAACAGGAGAAATGATGGCTGTCTTTGTTACTACCCACGAAAAATCGCTAAACTCTCATTTCCTTCAGGGCCTCGGTGAAGCTTTTCCCCAGCTAACTTCGGTTTACCAAAACATCAACCCGGGCAGGAGCCCGTTGGCTTTGGGACCGAAGTTCAGGCTTCTCTCCGGCAAACCAGAGATAACCGATAAAATAGAGCATTTGAGCTTCGAAATTTCTCCCGGCTCTTTCTTTCAAGTGAACCGGGTTCAAACCGAGTTACTTTACCGCATTGTTAGCGAATTTGCTGAGCTAAATGGGACGGAAACGGTACTCGACGCCTATTCCGGGGTGGGGACTATAGCTTTGTTTTTAGCCGAGAGAGCGAAAAAAGTTATCGCCGTGGAAGAGAACGAGAAAGCTGTAGCGGATGCACAGAAAAATGCCAGAGGTAACGGTATCAAGAATGTGCGGTTTATCGCCCAGAGGGTTGAGGACTGGGTCACGAATGCCGCCTTGGATCACGAGCGACCAGATGTAGCCGTGGTAGACCCGCCGCGCCAGGGACTCAATCGGGGGTTCCTGCAGGCCTTGGTTACTATGAGCCCGGCCCGCCTGGTGTACGTCTCCTGTAACCCGGCTACCTTGGCAAGAGACTTGGGCCACCTGGCAAACCAAGGTTACACAATAAATGCAGTGCAGCCGGTCGACATGTTTCCCCAGACCGGGCATGTGGAGACTGTGGTCTTGCTCAAGAAGAACAACAGGGGGTGA
- a CDS encoding MBL fold metallo-hydrolase yields the protein MKRITDTITFIEGPFFQFPYCHCVLVQDDRCCFLDTAMPASHLLEIIEGKQVDVVLYTHGHLDHVYNRNRIHKPFCLYPMEEMWMESEQKFLEAFGFSSSEEKVFGKLMMQAGEWSSGKPDGHLFPGQVIDLGKNRIQVLHLPGHTPGHCGFFFLDEGILYSGDIDLTDFGPFYGNPVSSIEDFISSLEFLIELQPDMILAGHGEGIVKRNVRQRLRDYRDIIFKREDDLVANLKRFGKATLNEIVSWKTIYGKYNYPEEYEALYRVIERNMDVKHLERLIAQGRVVKDNEYYVVT from the coding sequence GTGAAAAGGATCACGGACACCATCACTTTTATCGAAGGACCCTTTTTCCAGTTCCCGTACTGCCATTGCGTGTTGGTACAGGACGACCGGTGCTGCTTCTTAGACACCGCCATGCCAGCCAGCCACTTGCTTGAGATCATAGAAGGGAAGCAGGTGGATGTGGTGTTGTACACGCACGGCCACCTCGATCACGTTTACAACCGCAACAGGATACATAAGCCCTTCTGCCTTTATCCCATGGAAGAGATGTGGATGGAATCGGAACAGAAATTCTTGGAAGCTTTTGGGTTTAGCAGTTCAGAAGAAAAGGTTTTTGGAAAGCTGATGATGCAGGCAGGGGAATGGAGTTCAGGAAAACCGGACGGGCACCTTTTTCCCGGGCAGGTCATAGACTTGGGGAAAAACCGGATTCAAGTTCTACACCTGCCAGGCCACACGCCGGGGCATTGCGGGTTCTTTTTCTTGGACGAGGGGATCCTTTATTCTGGGGATATTGATTTGACCGATTTCGGTCCTTTCTACGGCAACCCCGTATCCTCTATTGAAGATTTTATTTCCAGCCTCGAGTTCTTGATAGAACTCCAGCCGGACATGATTTTAGCCGGACACGGGGAAGGAATAGTAAAGCGTAATGTCCGCCAGCGCCTGCGCGATTACCGCGATATCATCTTCAAGCGGGAGGATGATCTTGTGGCCAATCTCAAGCGCTTTGGCAAGGCTACTTTGAACGAAATAGTGAGCTGGAAGACAATTTACGGTAAATATAACTACCCGGAAGAATACGAAGCGTTGTACCGCGTTATTGAAAGGAATATGGATGTCAAGCACCTGGAACGCCTTATAGCTCAGGGCAGGGTGGTCAAAGACAACGAGTACTATGTGGTGACTTAA
- a CDS encoding type II toxin-antitoxin system RelE/ParE family toxin, which yields MSAWKVVYTEQAENDLRAIYEYIAFSLLEPKIAERQTKRIIEAAAKLNEMPYRCRLYEKEPWRSKGLRVLPVDNYLVFYLPVEDRGTVVIIRIMYGGRNIEKQLHNGE from the coding sequence ATGAGCGCTTGGAAAGTGGTTTATACCGAACAGGCGGAAAACGACCTGCGCGCCATTTACGAATACATCGCTTTTTCGCTGCTTGAGCCTAAAATTGCAGAAAGACAGACGAAACGGATTATTGAAGCTGCAGCAAAACTAAATGAAATGCCTTACCGCTGTCGTTTATATGAAAAAGAACCGTGGCGCAGCAAGGGGCTTCGGGTTTTACCGGTTGATAATTATTTGGTGTTTTATCTGCCCGTTGAAGATCGGGGAACTGTTGTAATAATCCGTATTATGTATGGCGGGCGGAATATCGAGAAGCAATTGCATAACGGAGAATAG
- a CDS encoding UPF0182 family protein yields MKGGISRYGWLILLLLLVGLASTGARLYVDWLWFDSLGFGSVFGTALVSKILVTTAAFLFAFAIIYVNLAVARRNVLRDQPPPVNDEGRSIIYLNPETPWQRWLGARVSGWILLAISLFLAFILASIVGGKWAVVLQYLNSVPFGKTDPVFNKDIGFYVFSLKFYRLLYGYLMGTLIIATICTALLYLMTVTFEVFFADWREFSYSKKHLAVLVAAILFLKAWGYKLAGYALLYSPSGVVYGAGYADIHARLLGYKVLLVIALLVGLVIAMNVFLQKMSWIVAGLAVWVVSSVTLLGIYPWLVQKFAVEPNEFAREQQYIEHNIKMTREAYGLDRVESKTFNVQYNLGWDDIKNNEDTVRNIRLWDWQPLKKTYKEIQEIRLYYQFNDIDVDRYVIDGKYRQVMLAGRELAQDKLPEQARTWINQHLKYTHGYGVAMSPVNEVAQEGLPRLFIRDIPPRFLTDLKIERPEIYFGESTDQYVFVRTKTQEFDYPSGDKNVWTTYQDTSGVKINSFGRRLILAWVFHDYKILLSNDITSDSYVLFYRNIDERMRKIAPFLRFDGDPYLVIDSGQLYWIRDAYTLTDMYPYSAPFENSGANYIRNSVKVVVNAYTGETKFYLADSRDPVVRSYARIFPRLFTPMEKMPKGLRQHVRYPEDLFSVQAQMLAVYHMQDPRVFYNKEDKWNIPREIFEDQPRDMEPYYIIMRLPGEPEPEYILMMPFTPAKKQNMVAWLCARSDGEDYGRLLLFDFSKQELVFGPMQVESRINQDSRISQQLTLWNQRGSRAYRGNLMVIPINHSILYIEPLYLQAEQSQIPELRAVIAVYGDRVVMAESLDEAMVQLFGENQTAQETRPDLTPVAPGEVTLEELVKQAQDYYDQAQENLRQGNWAGYGENIEKLKTVLDSMEKKVAP; encoded by the coding sequence GTGAAGGGTGGCATTAGTCGGTACGGGTGGCTGATTCTTTTATTGCTTTTAGTAGGGCTGGCTTCTACCGGGGCCAGGCTGTACGTTGACTGGTTGTGGTTCGATTCGCTGGGGTTCGGCAGTGTTTTCGGCACTGCCCTAGTAAGCAAAATACTGGTCACAACAGCAGCATTCCTGTTTGCTTTTGCCATCATATATGTTAATTTGGCGGTTGCCCGGCGTAACGTGCTTCGCGACCAGCCCCCACCGGTCAATGACGAAGGACGTAGCATCATCTACCTCAATCCCGAAACCCCCTGGCAACGGTGGTTGGGAGCTCGCGTCTCAGGGTGGATACTTTTAGCCATAAGCCTTTTCCTGGCCTTTATACTTGCATCGATTGTGGGTGGAAAGTGGGCGGTTGTTCTCCAGTATCTCAACTCGGTTCCTTTCGGCAAAACCGACCCTGTTTTCAACAAAGATATAGGGTTCTACGTTTTTAGCCTCAAGTTTTACCGCCTCTTATATGGTTATCTCATGGGTACTCTCATCATAGCTACCATCTGCACCGCGCTCTTGTACCTTATGACGGTCACCTTCGAGGTATTTTTTGCTGATTGGAGGGAGTTTTCCTACTCGAAGAAGCACCTGGCGGTTCTAGTGGCTGCCATCTTATTTTTGAAGGCTTGGGGATACAAGCTTGCGGGTTATGCTCTTCTGTATTCGCCGAGTGGAGTGGTATACGGGGCGGGCTATGCGGATATTCACGCCCGGTTACTGGGGTACAAGGTGCTCCTGGTTATCGCGTTACTTGTCGGTTTGGTTATTGCCATGAATGTTTTTCTCCAAAAGATGAGCTGGATCGTGGCTGGCCTAGCCGTGTGGGTGGTTTCCTCGGTAACCCTACTCGGGATTTACCCCTGGCTTGTTCAGAAGTTCGCGGTCGAGCCTAACGAGTTTGCGCGGGAACAACAGTACATTGAACATAACATCAAAATGACAAGGGAGGCCTACGGCCTCGACAGGGTGGAAAGCAAGACGTTTAACGTTCAATACAATCTAGGTTGGGATGATATTAAGAACAACGAAGATACCGTCAGGAATATTCGCTTGTGGGACTGGCAGCCCCTAAAGAAGACGTACAAAGAAATACAGGAGATCCGGTTGTATTACCAATTCAATGATATCGATGTCGACCGTTATGTTATCGATGGCAAATACCGCCAGGTTATGCTGGCGGGACGGGAACTGGCTCAGGATAAACTGCCGGAACAAGCGCGAACCTGGATAAATCAACACCTAAAGTATACCCACGGTTATGGCGTAGCGATGAGCCCGGTCAACGAGGTTGCCCAAGAAGGTTTGCCGCGGTTGTTTATCCGGGATATACCCCCGAGGTTTTTGACTGACCTGAAAATCGAACGACCGGAAATCTATTTCGGCGAGAGTACTGACCAGTATGTTTTCGTCAGGACCAAAACCCAGGAGTTCGACTACCCGTCGGGCGATAAAAACGTGTGGACCACCTACCAGGACACGAGCGGGGTCAAGATCAATTCGTTTGGCCGCAGGTTGATTTTGGCTTGGGTCTTTCACGATTACAAGATACTGCTTTCAAACGATATAACATCTGACAGTTACGTGTTGTTCTATCGCAATATAGATGAAAGGATGCGCAAGATAGCTCCTTTTTTGAGGTTTGACGGGGACCCTTACCTGGTAATAGATTCAGGCCAGCTGTACTGGATACGAGACGCCTACACCTTAACCGACATGTACCCGTATTCAGCTCCTTTTGAAAACAGCGGAGCCAATTATATACGCAACTCGGTCAAGGTCGTTGTTAACGCGTACACTGGAGAAACGAAGTTTTATCTGGCTGACAGCCGGGACCCAGTAGTAAGGTCGTATGCCCGCATTTTCCCCCGCCTTTTCACTCCGATGGAAAAAATGCCCAAAGGGTTGCGGCAGCACGTCCGCTATCCGGAGGACCTTTTCTCGGTGCAGGCCCAGATGCTGGCTGTGTACCACATGCAGGATCCCCGTGTGTTCTACAATAAAGAGGACAAGTGGAATATACCGCGCGAGATTTTTGAAGACCAGCCCAGAGACATGGAACCGTACTACATCATAATGCGCCTGCCAGGCGAACCCGAGCCCGAATACATCTTGATGATGCCTTTTACCCCAGCCAAGAAACAAAATATGGTGGCCTGGCTCTGTGCCCGTTCCGACGGTGAGGATTACGGAAGACTTCTTTTGTTCGACTTCTCTAAACAGGAATTGGTATTTGGTCCAATGCAGGTGGAGTCGCGCATCAACCAGGATTCTAGGATATCGCAGCAACTGACCTTGTGGAATCAAAGGGGGTCAAGGGCTTACCGCGGTAATCTCATGGTTATCCCTATCAACCATTCGATACTGTATATTGAACCGCTCTACCTCCAGGCGGAACAAAGCCAGATCCCGGAGCTGAGAGCCGTCATTGCCGTTTACGGAGACAGGGTTGTCATGGCCGAGAGCCTGGATGAGGCCATGGTCCAGTTGTTCGGTGAAAACCAGACTGCCCAGGAAACCCGTCCTGATCTAACCCCGGTTGCTCCCGGCGAAGTTACTCTGGAAGAACTGGTCAAACAAGCGCAAGACTATTACGACCAGGCCCAGGAAAACCTGCGGCAGGGCAACTGGGCCGGATATGGGGAAAACATCGAAAAACTGAAGACGGTTTTGGACAGTATGGAAAAGAAGGTTGCACCGTAG
- a CDS encoding IS256 family transposase: protein MAQYHVTIDSELLQQLFLSDAKDAGMARLLQSVLNQVLEAQATEQLRAEPYERTEERLGYRNGTYPYNLTTRVGTITLRVPRLRNGKFSTELFSRYQRSEQAFILALMEMVVNGVSTRKVTEITEELCGTRISKSLVSELCKRLDPMLTAWNNRPLDEQEYPFVIVDAIVIRIREDNRVRHRSVLIAVGIGETGQREVLGIRIGDSESEDNWSDFFAWLKERGLSGVDLVVSDQHGGLVKAIRKHFQGASWQRCQTHFMRNILDVTPSSCRDEVKARKRAILDSPDMETARSLLAKTIDAFEKKGPRAMKIPETGFEDALAVLALPEKYRKQLRTTNGLERLNEEIRRRERVIRIFPNRESALRLIGAVLLEIDNKWAEGRRYLDMTDYLEWRKQQAHNVTAIRQVS from the coding sequence ATGGCTCAATACCATGTTACCATTGATTCTGAATTATTGCAGCAGCTCTTTTTGTCAGATGCTAAAGATGCCGGCATGGCGAGACTGCTTCAATCAGTTTTGAATCAGGTGTTAGAAGCTCAAGCCACCGAGCAACTGCGAGCAGAGCCGTACGAGCGCACAGAGGAACGTTTGGGATACCGTAACGGGACCTACCCTTACAACCTTACCACCAGGGTAGGAACGATTACCTTAAGGGTTCCAAGGCTCAGAAACGGCAAATTCTCGACCGAGTTGTTTTCCCGGTACCAGCGCAGTGAACAGGCTTTTATACTTGCCCTGATGGAGATGGTGGTCAACGGTGTATCTACCCGCAAAGTAACCGAGATTACCGAAGAACTGTGCGGTACCAGGATCTCAAAATCACTGGTATCCGAGTTATGTAAACGATTAGACCCTATGCTGACGGCTTGGAACAACCGTCCCTTAGACGAACAAGAGTATCCTTTTGTTATCGTGGATGCCATAGTGATACGTATCCGGGAAGATAACCGGGTACGTCACCGCAGTGTCCTAATCGCCGTAGGAATCGGGGAAACCGGGCAAAGAGAAGTTCTAGGTATAAGAATTGGTGACAGCGAATCTGAAGACAATTGGAGCGATTTCTTTGCCTGGCTTAAAGAGCGCGGCCTATCCGGCGTAGACTTAGTGGTATCTGACCAGCACGGCGGCTTAGTTAAGGCCATTAGAAAGCATTTTCAAGGTGCATCGTGGCAGAGGTGTCAGACCCACTTTATGCGTAATATCCTCGATGTCACCCCCAGTTCTTGCCGGGATGAAGTCAAGGCCAGGAAAAGAGCCATTCTGGATTCGCCTGATATGGAGACTGCTCGTTCGTTGCTCGCAAAGACCATAGATGCCTTCGAAAAAAAGGGTCCCCGGGCCATGAAAATACCAGAAACCGGATTCGAAGATGCGTTGGCTGTACTGGCTTTACCAGAAAAGTACCGCAAGCAGTTGAGAACTACAAACGGCCTAGAAAGGTTGAACGAAGAAATACGGCGCCGGGAAAGAGTAATCCGCATATTCCCTAACCGTGAATCTGCATTAAGACTTATTGGAGCAGTGCTCCTCGAAATAGACAACAAGTGGGCCGAGGGCCGCCGCTACTTAGATATGACTGATTATCTCGAATGGCGCAAGCAGCAAGCTCACAATGTTACTGCTATACGCCAAGTATCATGA
- a CDS encoding transposase, which produces MITKNVKLIQPNTMYKNYKQVQKKAGLNLKENSSGQHKGKTTITKRGRPSLRQLMYQIALVSVCL; this is translated from the coding sequence ATGATAACAAAGAACGTCAAGCTAATTCAACCCAATACCATGTATAAAAACTACAAACAGGTGCAAAAGAAGGCCGGCTTGAACCTGAAGGAAAACAGTTCTGGTCAGCACAAAGGCAAGACAACCATAACCAAACGGGGCAGGCCGTCACTACGGCAATTGATGTACCAGATAGCGCTGGTATCAGTGTGTTTGTAG
- a CDS encoding type II toxin-antitoxin system RelB/DinJ family antitoxin — protein MARTANIFARVEPEIKEQAEKVLEQLGIPMSNAIGLFLRQVVLQRGIPFEIKLPKNKPLLIEELSEQQFNAKIEEGMADLNSGKVVSAEKVFARLSKDYGL, from the coding sequence ATGGCAAGAACCGCTAATATATTTGCCCGCGTTGAACCTGAAATTAAAGAACAAGCTGAAAAGGTGCTTGAGCAGCTTGGCATTCCGATGTCCAATGCAATCGGGCTTTTTCTGCGTCAGGTTGTGCTTCAGCGCGGAATTCCATTTGAGATAAAACTCCCTAAAAACAAGCCGTTGTTGATAGAAGAGCTTAGTGAGCAGCAGTTTAATGCGAAAATTGAGGAAGGTATGGCTGATTTAAACAGCGGAAAGGTTGTTTCGGCAGAAAAAGTTTTTGCCAGGCTAAGCAAGGATTACGGGCTATGA
- a CDS encoding type II toxin-antitoxin system RelE/ParE family toxin codes for MYEIIYLPIAKQDITDIILYISDQLNAPKAAMDLLDALEHSISLLRDFPYAHKIYRPIKPLGEDYRMLIVKNYAVFYVVREAEKIVEVHRVIYAKMDLTKLFK; via the coding sequence ATGTATGAAATCATTTACCTCCCGATAGCCAAGCAGGATATAACGGACATTATCCTGTATATATCCGACCAGTTAAATGCGCCAAAGGCGGCAATGGATTTGCTGGATGCATTAGAGCATTCTATCTCCCTGTTGAGGGATTTTCCTTACGCACACAAGATATACCGCCCTATAAAGCCTTTGGGAGAAGATTATCGAATGTTGATTGTGAAAAATTATGCTGTTTTTTACGTTGTTCGGGAAGCGGAGAAAATAGTTGAAGTCCATCGCGTAATATATGCAAAGATGGATTTGACAAAATTGTTCAAGTGA
- a CDS encoding SGNH/GDSL hydrolase family protein: MKRIVCLGDSLTYGFPYGPRTSWTTYLAEITGYEVINEGINGNTTGDMLRRFERSVLAHRPTHVVIMGGTNDVVWRESHDRIVDNLKRMVELAEANGIKPVLGLPIPIDDEEMERRLVRLREWIKAHAQAKNLPIIDFYSAFIDGNGNVIDSYFLDGAHPSRQGYEAMGRAIDPRVFDQGV; the protein is encoded by the coding sequence GTGAAACGTATCGTTTGCTTAGGAGACAGCCTTACTTATGGGTTCCCGTATGGTCCCAGGACATCGTGGACGACATACCTGGCTGAAATAACCGGGTACGAGGTCATCAACGAAGGTATCAACGGGAACACGACGGGAGATATGTTGAGGCGCTTTGAGCGGAGTGTACTGGCTCACCGTCCCACCCACGTGGTCATAATGGGAGGCACGAACGATGTGGTCTGGAGAGAATCGCATGACCGCATTGTGGATAACCTGAAGAGGATGGTCGAACTTGCCGAAGCGAATGGCATTAAGCCGGTACTGGGCTTGCCCATTCCCATCGACGATGAGGAAATGGAAAGGCGATTGGTCAGGCTACGAGAGTGGATAAAGGCTCATGCCCAAGCGAAAAACCTGCCGATTATAGATTTTTATTCGGCTTTCATAGACGGTAACGGCAATGTAATCGATAGTTATTTCCTGGATGGGGCTCATCCTAGCAGGCAAGGATACGAAGCGATGGGGCGAGCCATCGACCCGAGGGTATTCGATCAGGGGGTGTGA